The nucleotide window aatttgaattgatttttttttatgataattttctgtacaaaatttattcaacgatattttttgttcagtaaatagtaaatttgcttctagaaaataggaaaaagattattaaatgttaaagtttccgctgcgtatttaaagatgtaattttcattattaaattcgaaccaacgggagaatttaattttgaaaaaggatatgttttaaattgattataatattgttgttattctgaccaacgttgattaatgacaatattataatgttttttgttatacattaattctatttctgcccaacggtgatgtagaattagtgtagaaaataattgtatgttttaattttgaccaacgttaaactaaggcatgcaattattgttgttatttctgttctcaccctatttgaattatgttttcaggaggatacaacttgatgagttgtatcaaagaaatccccactctaaaaggtgataactatattgagtgaaagaaaaagatagacctggcctttatcctcgctgaggtggactgggttgtcaccacaccgtgccctaaagaacctgaggcaccggtgagggaaacagatgagactgatactgcatggcagaacagagagcgggattttgctcccgtaaagatgtcctatgaccttgagcataggaaatgggtcactgccaacaagaagtgtctggcagtgataaagaacatgattgagcctgttattgtgggctcaattccagactgtgacacggtcacagagtacctagacagaataaagagtcagttgactggctcttcaaagacatatgcaacccagctgatcaagcagctggtcatagaaaggtactctggtggcggcagtggcattagagagcacatactgagaatgagtaatctggcatctaagctcaaatcAATGGATTtagcactcaaggatgagtttcttattcatttgatttttgcttctttgcccaaagaatttgacacatttgttgttaattacaacatacagcctgaaaaatgggatttagaaaagctcattgccatgtgtgtgcaggaggaggaaagaataaaagtttcacaaggtggttctgtcaactacctaaaagataagaaaaagcaCTATAATAACAActcttcctccaaatcatctggaaaaggtcccatgcaacagtctcagaaccagcaattcccagtggctaaagaccagtgtctacactgcaagaagacgggacattataaaaagaattgtcctgatttcttaaagatgataatgaagaataaatgtgagaacattattacgttcgtaaatgaatccttgtatgtaaagttttcaaaatctacttggtggattgattcaggtgtaactattcatgttgctaattcattacagggattccgttcgatgagaactttgcaaagaagcgaaagtttcattaaagtagcaaatggagaacaagcagatgttgaagccgttggtgatcttccgttagagcttgctgatggcttcataattattcttagagatgttctttatgtaccttctttgcaaataaatttgattagtgtttcaaagttggaccatgatggttatgattgccattttggaaatggcaaatgtcagatattgtttaataataaatgtattggtcttgccttccgacaagacgagctttatttgttatcacttcgtgaaaatgttaatttcgtatgtgatgtgaatgaaaatgtatcctcatcgaacaatggaaacagaaaacgaaagagagctcaagatgcgttgtcgaaattatggcactgtcgtttaggccatatttcgagggggagaatagaaagactagttaagaatgatattcttcctccattagagctctcagagttagaacaatgtagagattgcataaaaggaaagtatgtaaagaaaattaagaaagatgccaaatgaagcgtaggaattctacagattattcacacagacatatgtggtccttttcctgtgaaaagtgtggatggttatgattcattcataacattcacagacgattactctcggtttggctacatttatccaattaaagaaagaacagaagcgttggataaatttaaaatatttaaagcagaagttgaaaatcagcatgatttaaagattaagatagtcaggtctgaccgtggaggagagtactacggtcggcataccccatatggacaagttcctggaccttttgcaaggttcttacaggagaatggtatagtcgcccagtattcaacaccgggcgaacctcagcagaatggagtagctgaaaggcgtaaccgtaccttgatggatatggtgcgtagtatgataagttactccactttacccatgagtctgtggatggaggcgttaaaaaccgccattcatattctcaatagagtaccaagtaagtcggtgcccaaaacaccgtatgagttgtggacaggaagagtactctcacttaaccacttacgtgtgtgggggagccctgctgaggctaaagtttttaacccaaacattgggaagctagatcccaaaacagtgagttgccatttcattggctacccagaaaagtcaaaaggttttcgtttctactgtcctaacagacatacaaagtttgtggaaacgagacacgctgtcttcctagaggatgaaatgattagggggagcatggtagctcgagaaattgaccttgaagagaagcgggtgtatgcacccactccgatcattcatgagccatttttctcactacctactgTTGCTGCACCAGCaggacaagacactgtggtgccagcacctgttgttatcccgcctatggcaataatgaatgatgatgaggaacctgtgccttaggatcctatagaacctattgccacacatgagggggagcaacaacagcctcaaacagaaaatgtgccaattgaggaggcccctagaaggtctcaaagagttagaaaatcagctattcctgttgattatgaagtgtacaacactgaagaatttcaaatggaggatgatcctaccacatttgaagaagccatgaaaagtgatcattcatcaaagtggcttgaggccatggaagatgagatgagatcaatgaatgcaaataaagtttgggatttggagataattcctaaaggagccaaaacagtaggctgtaaatgggtctacaaaacaaaacttgactctcaagggaatatagagagatataaagcctgacttgtggcaaaaggctttacacaaagagaagggattgattacaatgagactttttctccagtctcatgtaaggattccttcagaatcataatggcattagtggcacattacgatttagaattacatcagatggatgtaaagacggcatttctcaatagagacttagaagaaaatgtttacatggcacaaccaaaaggttttctcatggaaggaaaagaacgtttgggataccgcctaaagaaatctatttatggattaaaacaagcttcaagatagtggtacttgaagtttgatcagacaataaagaattttgggtttaaagataatgttgaggacaattgtgtctacgcaaagtttaagaatgggaagtttatcttccttgttctgtatgtggatgatatcttacttgctagtagtgatgtcagtctactactagaaacaaagaagtttttatcctcaaaatttgatatgaaaaatcttggtgaagcttcgttcgttctagggatcgagattcaccgagatagaagtaaaggggtattaggactgtcacaaaaggcatacatagaaaaagtcttaaagaaattcagtatgcacaaatgtagtccctcacctgctcctatagtcaagggcgacagatatggggattttcaatgccctaggaaccaatatgagatcgatcaaatgaaagtggttccatatgcttcagctgtcggaagcttgcaatatgctcaagtatgtacgcgtcctgacttggcatttgttaccgggttacttggcagattccagaacaatcctagaatagaacactggaaattggtaaagaaagtcttgcgttatttgcaaggaacgaaaggcctcatgatgacgtatagaagatctgattcactccatatagtgggatattcagattctgattatgcgggagataatagaaaatccacgtctggatatgtgtttactctcgcagggggagctatttcatggaaaagctcaaagcaaaccgtcactacatcatccacaatgtatgccgagtttgtagcatgttatgaggcaacggggcaggtgaactggctaaagaagttcatacccggtttgaaggtggttgacgacatcaatagaccactgaagttatactgcgataataatccagcagtacagtatgctcacaacaataggtcaagtggtgctgccaaacacattgacataaagtattatgttgtgaaggataaagtccgggatcaaatgataagtcttgagcatataagtaccgaaaagatgctcgcggatccgtttacaaaaggcttaccacccaacgtgttcagagaacatgtagccggcatgggtttaagagaaagcctatgattcctggactataaagggcccaaaagttaaagtaactatttcagatcagagacgtgcattgtagctgttaaatctatcggcgattgaccgtgacgatgagacatgctctatgcatcatatgtgaagaaatgagtaaggataaaaggattgaagttttaaaatttaaagataaaagtaatagtgagatcaagggggagaatgttagattgatctcctgaccaataagcccaacggcctattgggccttggtctcgcgccctgatcgggggcgtccaaccctacatggttggtgggcccccgtcgcactgcgctatataaagaggtgggggccggcggctcaaagtatgaggttcgccgtgagccgcaaacccccaccgacaaatcctAATTCCGATCtcgaagagggcgcgcagccagcgacgggaagccgccaccgtcatcaccgactccactgcgtcgcctctcttcaccgaccgtcgctgcccgtgtgcagtCTACATCGACGAACCTGATGGAGGCTACTGGATCCTCCACCCCCTGCGGTCTCAGGTTCGGTACCCTTCCCTTTCTCTCCCTGTCTCTCTGTAGACCGTTCTACATGTCCTAGGATCTACCGTTTTATATGTTATACCGAATAAAACAGTCAAAGTTTAGATCTATGATCCTACAGTCATAACACGGCCACCTCCTCGTCGAGCGACGGGGAGCGCAGCAAGACCGCGGCCATCGCGGCGCTGCTGATGAGGAAGACGTAGGCCGGCACGCCCAGCTCCTGGGGCGCGTCGAGGAGCGTTGGTGCAGAAGATGTCGACCACGACCGCGGCCACCGGGCATGTCAAGCCGGACACGATCGCCTTGACTTGGGGCACAGCTGCACGTAGCGGGAGACGAACTCCTCGATGCCGGTGTGGTCGGTCGGGGGCTCCGCGGCACGGAGGTGGTGGAAGCGGATGTCCAGGCCGCTGGCTTCGTCTCGGCGTATGCGCTCGAAGATCTCGGCCTCCCACTTCCCCGTCGGCGACGGCACTACGAGCACATTGACGGTGAGGGAGCGGCCGCTGAGGGCGAGTAGTCGCTTGACAACCTCGACCATGGGCGCAAAGTGACTGACGCCCCATAGGGCCACCAAGACAACAGTCGGCTTCGCCGCTAGCGTTCCACTACCAGACTGGGACGGAGGCGTTGAGCTGCCCATTCTTTGGCGTCGCCTAGTGAAATGGAGAGCGGATTGATCGGAGCCGCACGCCTTCCTTCCCGTGGTTTTATGAGTGACTCCGGGCTCCACTTCTGGAGGTAGGTGCCAACTGCCAAGTCCGTTGCATTAGAGGCGAAGAGAGGTTAGTAAGATGGATGGTGAGATCATCATCGAGGAAAGAGATCGACGGTGAGATCATCACAACCACCTCCGTGTTCAGTACTACTCATGCTTCAACAATTTGTGGCTGCAGTCTTCACTGCGTTAGGTAGGGCACGTTTGGTTCCTGGATATGGCTTGACCAGGCCCGTGGAATGCAGGCTTGGACTGATTGATTGCCCGGATGGCTACCAGGCCTGGCTCCGCCGGTGCAAAACTGCCTCCCTGGCCTGGCTCCCGGGAAACGAAATCAGAACTCAGTTCTCGTGAGCCTGGCCGGTGCGGTACAGCGTGGGCGTCTTCTGCTGCTCTGCTCGGCCACGCGCATGCGGGGCGGTAGCACACGGCCTGGCGGGTCTGCAACGGGCCATGTTCTCCGGCTGTAGCCAACCAAACAAAGTCTGCAACGGGCCATGTTCTCCGGCTGTAGCCAACCAATCAAGCTGTGGTTGCATGCACACATCCTGGCTGCTCAACGCCTGGCTCTAGGAGACGGGCCAGGCTGCTCTGAAACGAGAACCAAACGCGCCCGTAAGGCCTCGTGCGTGTCTCTGCATGGTTTCTGTTTTTCCTCATTTCTTACTCTCTACTTTTTCCCTTGTGCTTTCCACGTCAACGCAGAAATCCGCTCCTCCCCAAATCTACTCCGCCTCTCTGCTTCGCCGCCTGAAACCAGCGCGACAGGACGACGAGACGACGGCGAGCTGCGCGCTGCCACCGACGCCCGTGGTTTCTCCTTCTCCGTCACCCTCTACGCGACACGACGAGGAGACGACGACGAGGCGCGCCGGTGCCAGTGAAAGCCGTAGTTGCTCCACCTCTACTTCTCCGCCGACCCCTGCACGACACGACGAGACACGCCGCCGCCAACGATGGCCGCGCAGCCACCGACGATGGCTGTGGTATGTGATCTGTGCCCAGCTTCCCTATCCACTCCCCTCCTCAAGAATTCATCACGCTAGTGTGCTTTTGCTATACCCGTTTTTGATGCAGACACCGTCTTCCCCGAGCGCTCCCCTCCTCCCAAGTCGAGCCCCGTTGGAGATCTGCTACCGGTTCGCACGCTGCAAGTCCTTGGATCCATCGTCTACAGTTGCCTCTTGCCTGCTCACGCTGCTCGCCACTGCTCAATGACTGCAACAGTTTCTCATGTGGCCACGCCGTGGTGACCACGGTTGAACCAGGGATCCTCCTCTCATCTCTTTTTAATTTCTTCCCAAATAGGCGAAGTGTCAATTCCGTATATATGAAAGTTAATTTGTTTCTTTGCGTGCTCTATCACCAAGAGGAGTAGATTGATATATATGAGCGACTGAATCCAGACTTGCCACCTTATGTACTTTACGAAATGTCATATTTTTTCATCTCGTGTTACCTCCTCACCAAATGCATGAATTTCATCTCTTGACTGCATGACATAATGTGCTGACACTACTACAGCACAGGGATATAGTAACACATAGGTTGAAAAAAGTGTTACTAGCTCTCTTAGTAACACATTGTTTTTTGTGTTCCAATTGGCCATGTTACTATAGACTGATATATTGTAACACATTTATTTATCTACTGGAACATTTGTCTAGTGTTACTATGGTTATCTGTTGTAACACTTTTTTTAGCTCTAGTAACACTTCCATATTATGGAAGAGTATATAGGTTGTAACACTTTTTTGAGCTCTAGTAACACTTTGTCTAGTGTTACAATGAATATAACCAATTGCCACGTAGTTTGTTCCATTGCAATATGATCTCTTGCCACAAATTCATTTTGTGGCCATAGCCACAATTGCCACACAAAATGTTGTATTGCAATAGGTTCTATTGCTACGGAAATTATGTTGTGGCAAGAAATATTATCGCAACGAAATATTGTTGGTTGTAAACAAATGTTATAGCATCACTCAATGTATGTGGAAATAAGATATCGCAACGCAAGAGCATTGTAACAATAGATTATTACAACGAATTATAACTGTTGCATTTGGATTTATCGCAATAGGAAGATATTTTGGCAACACCTGTTGCATTCGATATCTGGTTAGTAAGCCATTGTTGCAAAAGAATTATAACAAAATAGAAATTCATAATTACATATATCAAATTAAACCATTATCCTCTAAAATAGTATTTACAATCATAATGCAAAGTGACTAACTATACTACAAGACTTTCATTGTATCTCCAAACTAGAACTATGAATTTTGTAACTATGATTGCGATGACAAAAGTAATCTATCTTATGTAGCCTTGGGAATTGCATGTTTGACGTTGTAGAATTGCTTAACTTGACCATGCCATGGCTCTGAGGCTCCACTCAAATTGTATCTTCCTGCTCAAGAAAAAAATACACATTGACATATGCATCAGCAAATTTCATGTTACTAAGGAGCAGCCAAAACTAAGTCTCTAGGGTATAACAATATTTTAGCAACACTCCTCAGTTGATGTGTAGAACTTTAACTCATTGACCCTTAACATTGTTGTTTTGGAAAATAATTCAGTTAACATTAGAAGTTAACGACAGGGAATTGTATTTGAGCACTTAAGGAAAATTTAGAAACAAGTACACATGGGTACGAGTTGTATTAGTAAGATGGTAATGTATTTGGGACTTCCTAATTGTGCAATCACAAAATGAAAGTGAAAAAGAAAAGCATGGCGCAAACAAAATACCACGAAAACTAATATAGAATGTTGTGAGTTAATGATGCCTTGCATTTCCAATATTTGGACAGATTGATGCACTTAGCATTAGAAAATTAGCAGCAGCTACAATCTTATATGATAGCAAAATGGAAGGAGGTCATCATCAATGGATGCTTATCAGGGAACAAATTAAAAATGTTAaacagaagaaagaaaaaaagaatagaGAAGAAAGCAAACAATTAAGTGGTAGCTTAAATGGAAGAAAAGCAATCCAGGATGTGTCATTAGCCCTTTTTTCAACCTGTAAAAGAAAGCATAATTGCTTGAAGCGAACTAACACATGAAGATGTCACATGGTAAATATATCCAAAATGTATGTTGAAAAAAAAGAAACCACAAACTTGAAAGAGAGTATAGCTCCTTTGAGTTTCGCTAGAGTGAATCATGCACAATCCCAATTTGTTGATTCAAATCTTCCAATTTACTTCGGCATTTCAGCAAACACCTAACTGCATGAAACACATCAAAAAGATCGGATACATGAATGAAGTACTCCTTAATCAGCGAGCTCTTCATAGTAAGCAAATGACATACTGAAATTTTACTTTGAAGTAATTCGGTTTATTCAAACAGTAGCTGATCTTTCCTTCATCCCCATGGGCAGTTGGGAACTTTGGTTGCCACATTTAGATTTTAGAGAAGCAAAATACATGGATGTCTAGGTGCAGAGCAAAACAAACAATCAAAGTAGGAGGAATATGTGTGATACGTGAAGCACCTTGGCCTTGCAAAGCAAATTCTTGCCAGGGCACTAAAAAAAAGGGTGCCTTGGCCTTGCAGGCTTGTATGCAGGAACAGGCCAGGCCTGATTGTCCACAGTGACCAGGGTGGAGAATGTTGCTCGCTTGTATGCACCACCGAGGTAAGCACTTATACTGCCTGAGTAGATGAACATCATCCATTCAAATGTATGAGGAGGAGGTCCATATCAGCTGAACATATATTACAATTGTAATCTGTATAACCACATGAAAGAACAATACAATTTTTTAATGAAGATTATATAGAGTGAGATGACATTATGTATGAGTCGAAAATATTTAGAAAACAAATAATAACAAAATCATTAGTTAAGTAAACAAAAAGGCAGTACAGGAAGCCTTCTGGTCATATAAAAAATTGAGAGGCATCCAATTAGCAGAGGCCGGTCTCACGGATCGAGAGCAGGAACCAAATTAGTGGAAGCCCATCTCCTAGGTAGATATCCATAAACCCAGAATAATTGAATCAGGCTAAATGGAAAATCCCACATGAACATGGAGGCAACAGAGGACACGGATCTGAAGCTGTAAACATGGATGAGCAAGACTAATGATGAGCAATGAAAAATGAGAGCTGGACAAATAGAGCAGCCCCTTTTCCTTGATAGCCTAACAGCCATAAGGTCCTCAACAACGACAACAGATGAGAGTACAGTGGCAAGAATACCAAACAAGCCAATTCGCTAACAGATTTATGCCAATGGATAGCCAAGTAGCTGGAAAAAAGATATAGTAAGCCAGAAAGGTTTAGTCAGTTTTGTTATGTCTGGGAAAAATACCATTTAGTTTAGCCAGTTCTTGACCTCTTGATCAATATTAGACATTTATGAACTCTATCTCTAATTTATACACTACCAGCAAACATGCACCTATTAGGAATGGCTGCCAGTTTCTGTTTTGAAATCCTTGTAACAAGGGCTCCATGTAACTGATATTTGCAGAAACAAGTGCTGCATGCACACAACATGATAGTATAAGTTTAATCAATTTCCCATAGTATTAGTTCTGTTTTCTTTAACACTAGATGACTAGACCTAATGTATTTGAAAATAGATACCTGATCCGCACGAGAGCTCACAACATCAAATTGTATTCATTTCCTATTTGGAACAACAAAATTATAGTAGTCTTCCTCATATAGTCTCCTGAAACATTAGAAGGAATTGGTCATTAAGATGAACTCCAAAGGAAGGATATGTAAACAGTACGTTTCGAACAATAAGTGATGTATACTTATGAAAAATAAGATATGCTGAATTTTCATAAGGATATATGGACACCAATGGAAGGCTTTACAATAATGTGATTTCAAAAATCAATAACCGAGGTGATATAAATCCAGTATTTTCAAAGACTAGGGTAGGGTGAGACTTGCTGTGTGTGCCGTCCGAGGTGATATGGAATTATGGATCCACTAAAACATAAACAGGTAATGAACTGCAAACCTCCGGGTAGCATCAATTGATATTTCAAAATGGAATCTAAATCTAACCAATACCCCAGAAAAGCAAATTCACTTGTTTATTTACCAAATTGAAAATCACGACCCCCTTCCATGCCTGATCCCACACGGCCTACTCAAGACCTGGATGAGACTTGTGCACCGATATACCTTTTGCCCTGCAGCAGCTTACGACGGTGACTGAGATCGTGGGAATTGAAGCTAACTGCAGCCAGGCACTGAAGAACGACAACAGGATGGCGGCGGCTGGAGCAGCAGGGACGGCCGCCGCAGGAGATGCGAACCAATGACGACAGTGACGGCGCCGCCGCATCGGCAGGAGATGCAAGGAAGGGCGAAAGGGACGGCCGCTGCAGGAGGCAGTATATGAACGGCAACAATGACCGTGGATATAAGAACCGTCTGCCTCTTTTTGTTTTCGAATCGGGTCGCTGTGCTCTGGAGATTTCTCACGAAAAATGAAAAGTTTGCGCCAAAAGATATTTTGGCGTCCCTCTTTTTTTAGCGCGAAAAGGATGAGTATTTTTTTTAGGAGggagacaaaaacaaaaacaaaaacgttATTCACAGAGAAAATTTTAGTTAAATCTCACTTACTATATCCAAATAACTAAAACACAGTCTGAAATTGTAAGCATGGGTTTGGTCATATTGACATACATTCCATAATAGCAcgtcttcccatttccaaatttTAATATATCCACTTGCTCTACCCTCCTGAGTTATGAAATTGTAAAgtgctcacacacacacacacacacatattcaATCCTTTTCAGAAACAGGTTCTTTtaatttgtcctaagtcaaatttatttaatttcaTTGGCCAAGTTTATGGAAACTAATATCTACAGCATGGAATTAATTTCGCTAAATTCACTATG belongs to Miscanthus floridulus cultivar M001 chromosome 4, ASM1932011v1, whole genome shotgun sequence and includes:
- the LOC136548956 gene encoding uncharacterized protein produces the protein MVEVVKRLLALSGRSLTVNVLVVPSPTGKWEAEIFERIRRDEASGLDIRFHHLRAAEPPTDHTGIEEFVSRYELGVPAYVFLISSAAMAAVLLRSPSLDEEVAVL